The proteins below come from a single Triticum aestivum cultivar Chinese Spring chromosome 5D, IWGSC CS RefSeq v2.1, whole genome shotgun sequence genomic window:
- the LOC123120084 gene encoding V-type proton ATPase 16 kDa proteolipid subunit: MSSVFSGDETAPFFGFLGAAAALVFSCMGAAYGTAKSGVGVASMGVMRPELVMKSIVPVVMAGVLGIYGLIIAVIISTGINPKAKPYYLFDGYAHLSSGLACGLAGLAAGMAIGIVGDAGVRANAQQPKLFVGMILILIFAEALALYGLIVGIILSSRAGQSRAD, encoded by the exons ATGTCGTCGGTGTTCAGCGGCGATGAGACCGCCCCCTTCTTCGGCTTTCTCGGCGCCGCCGCGGCGCTCGTCTTCTCAT GTATGGGAGCGGCCTACGGGACGGCCAAGAGCGGCGTCGGCGTGGCGTCCATGGGAGTCATGCGCCCGGAGCTCGTCATGAAGTCCATCGTGCCCGTTGTCATGGCTGGAGTGCTCGGTATCTACGGGCTTATTATCGCCGTCATCATCAGTACCGGGATCAACCCCAAGGCCAAGCCCTACTACCTCTTCGACGGCTACGCCCACCTCTCGTCCGGCCTCGCCTGTGGCCTTGCAGGCCTTGCTGCTGGCATGGCCATCGGCATTGTTGGTGATGCTGGAGTCAG GGCAAATGCTCAACAGCCCAAGCTGTTTGTCGGCATgatcctcatcctcatcttcgcagAGGCGCTCGCTCTCTACGGTCTCATTGTCGGCATCATCCTGTCATCCCGAGCTGGCCAGTCTCGTGCTGATTAG